One genomic region from Anabaena sp. PCC 7108 encodes:
- a CDS encoding HD family phosphohydrolase, which translates to MKTQQFLQSLTQQLRQWRRQYKVLCRKIRWLNVFSSPKSQSHNQKTYRIILKNLLLYLLSKTDQKRHRKRTLAPKSTAKSLRNKVFCWLHEKRSSVILVMAIVSLTGVMGHQLYNQPQMKVGTIAPQTFIAPYSASIEDQKQTEAKRKTVTTNSVPVLMIDAKKNEQIKKHLQRVIDEGNEIRAVAGSFPFFDISVLPIPTQRYLRSCLESEWQQLLVTLENTQKPYLKFSKPKLGQAAKKIPSKSSTPTVQQGNNQIFPASPSHLLEFNQALLEIDAYRLTTSEKDSSSLITQISESRKKYFQANAKLLQIENESSERVYVETSLLELSDQNWAETQKGIHQSAERILTQGLPSGLPRRILEDAVSLQVQVSVPGEAESLATKVLLTVLKPNLTQDKEQTKQQAQQAVEKVSSVMVDVRRGEVIVKKGERITEWKFDVLEEYHLIRRQVNWLNLIGLAGLVSVAIGIFVWLERRIDSQLRERDRLLILLLAISVPSVIAMGVQYTTWSAIGLLLGSFYGSILAVTVVGLLSLILPITIEISKMGLLAGAAGGILSSCVAQRLRSREELALLGIFTALTQGGIYLLLNIIVGAAFRSSWYLVLQESAFFALSGLAWSIIALGLSPYLEKLFDLTTPIRLAELANPNRPLLKRLATETPGTFQHTLFVATLAEAAAKQLRCNVELVRAGTLYHDIGKMHDPLGFIENQMGGSNKHDTEIKDPWKSAAIIKKHVTEGLVMAKKHSLPTAIQAFIPEHQGTMAIAYFYHQAQQMAKEDPTITVDKADFSYDGPIPQSRETGIVMLADSCEAALRSLKDATPEQALSMLNNILRAKWQDEQLIDSGLTRDEMSKIAQIFVDVWQQFHHKRIAYPKLKAGS; encoded by the coding sequence ATGAAAACGCAGCAATTTTTGCAATCTTTGACCCAGCAATTGAGGCAATGGCGCAGACAGTACAAAGTGTTATGCCGTAAAATCAGGTGGCTGAATGTGTTCAGCAGTCCCAAAAGCCAAAGCCATAATCAGAAAACCTACAGGATTATCCTCAAAAATCTACTCCTGTATTTATTATCCAAGACTGATCAAAAGAGACACCGAAAACGAACATTAGCACCCAAATCAACGGCAAAATCTCTCAGAAATAAAGTTTTCTGTTGGCTGCATGAAAAGCGTTCTTCCGTAATTTTGGTCATGGCGATAGTATCCCTCACGGGTGTGATGGGTCATCAATTATACAACCAGCCCCAGATGAAAGTTGGAACTATTGCACCGCAAACATTTATTGCCCCCTATTCTGCCAGCATAGAAGATCAGAAACAAACAGAAGCGAAGCGCAAAACAGTTACGACAAATTCCGTTCCAGTATTGATGATCGATGCTAAAAAAAATGAACAAATCAAAAAACATTTGCAGCGAGTTATAGATGAAGGTAATGAAATTCGTGCGGTAGCGGGGTCTTTTCCTTTTTTCGATATTTCAGTTTTGCCTATTCCTACCCAGCGCTATCTCCGCTCTTGTCTAGAATCAGAGTGGCAACAGCTATTAGTAACTTTAGAAAATACTCAAAAACCATATTTAAAATTTTCCAAACCCAAGCTGGGTCAAGCAGCTAAAAAAATACCTTCTAAATCATCTACTCCTACAGTTCAGCAGGGAAATAATCAGATATTCCCCGCGTCACCAAGTCATCTTCTTGAGTTTAATCAAGCGTTGTTGGAAATAGACGCTTACCGACTTACAACATCAGAAAAAGATTCATCTTCACTAATTACTCAAATATCTGAAAGCAGGAAGAAATATTTTCAAGCTAACGCTAAACTTTTACAAATAGAGAATGAAAGTTCAGAAAGAGTTTATGTAGAAACATCCCTATTGGAATTGTCAGATCAAAACTGGGCAGAAACCCAAAAAGGAATCCATCAAAGTGCAGAGCGAATACTCACCCAAGGGCTACCCTCAGGACTACCACGTCGCATTTTAGAGGATGCAGTAAGCCTACAAGTACAAGTATCTGTACCTGGAGAAGCCGAATCATTAGCAACTAAAGTTTTGTTAACTGTACTGAAACCGAATCTGACGCAAGATAAAGAACAAACGAAACAGCAAGCTCAACAAGCAGTTGAGAAGGTTTCATCTGTAATGGTAGACGTGCGGCGCGGGGAGGTGATTGTTAAAAAGGGAGAACGGATTACAGAATGGAAATTTGATGTCCTAGAGGAGTATCACTTGATTCGCCGACAGGTGAATTGGCTAAATTTAATAGGATTAGCAGGCTTGGTTAGCGTTGCTATTGGCATTTTTGTGTGGCTAGAACGGCGGATTGATAGTCAGTTGCGAGAACGCGATCGCTTGTTGATATTGCTACTAGCTATTAGTGTCCCTAGTGTGATAGCAATGGGTGTACAATATACCACTTGGAGCGCTATTGGTTTATTGTTAGGTAGTTTCTACGGCTCGATTTTGGCTGTAACAGTTGTCGGGCTGCTATCGCTCATACTACCAATAACCATAGAAATTAGTAAGATGGGGCTGCTGGCTGGTGCGGCTGGGGGAATCTTGAGCAGTTGTGTAGCACAAAGATTGCGATCGCGCGAAGAACTGGCATTATTAGGTATTTTTACTGCCTTAACCCAAGGGGGTATTTATTTACTTTTAAATATAATTGTTGGCGCAGCATTCCGGTCTAGCTGGTATCTTGTCTTGCAAGAGTCAGCTTTTTTCGCTTTATCTGGTTTGGCATGGAGTATTATCGCCTTGGGGTTAAGTCCTTATCTGGAAAAACTGTTTGATCTCACTACCCCGATCCGCTTGGCAGAATTAGCAAACCCCAACCGTCCTTTGTTAAAGCGACTGGCTACAGAAACACCGGGAACTTTTCAACATACTTTGTTCGTTGCGACTCTGGCTGAAGCTGCGGCTAAACAACTGCGCTGCAATGTCGAATTAGTTAGGGCTGGCACGCTATACCATGATATCGGGAAAATGCACGACCCTCTGGGATTTATTGAAAACCAAATGGGTGGCTCAAATAAACATGATACAGAAATTAAAGACCCCTGGAAGAGTGCAGCCATAATCAAAAAGCACGTTACAGAAGGCTTGGTGATGGCAAAAAAACATAGTTTACCCACAGCAATTCAGGCTTTTATTCCCGAACATCAGGGAACAATGGCGATCGCTTATTTTTATCACCAAGCCCAGCAAATGGCGAAGGAAGACCCGACTATAACGGTAGACAAAGCTGATTTTTCTTATGATGGACCGATTCCTCAATCACGGGAAACAGGAATTGTCATGTTAGCAGATTCTTGTGAAGCAGCGTTGCGAAGTCTCAAAGATGCTACTCCAGAACAAGCATTAAGTATGCTTAATAATATTTTGCGTGCTAAATGGCAAGATGAACAATTAATAGATTCGGGATTGACAAGGGACGAAATGTCAAAAATTGCCCAAATCTTTGTGGATGTTTGGCAACAATTTCATCATAAACGGATT